A genomic stretch from Mya arenaria isolate MELC-2E11 chromosome 10, ASM2691426v1 includes:
- the LOC128206458 gene encoding probable enoyl-CoA hydratase echA6 isoform X1 has translation MRTILSKLNSTLLLALRKMSSSSSSKYKNLEIENAGKIMTIGINRPEKRNAVNPETASELFSAFNDFQNDEDSWVAVLHGTGGNFCAGYDLSSLASAPECLLQQMKESNVAPMGPSRMCFNKPVIAAIDGYAVAGGLELALLCDLRVMEESAVVGVYCRRFGVPLIDGGTVRLQKLIGLSRAMDMILTGRSITAKEAYDFGLANRVCSTGSALAVALQLAHSLLRFPQRCMNLDRQSAYYAAYNAASMEDALQYEFDNGIQVVQEESVQGAKRFQEGIGKGGSFNVKNPSNSKL, from the exons ATGCGAACCATTCTGTCAAAACTAAACTCTACGCTTTTATTAGCATTAAGAAAAATGTCATCATCCAGTAGTAGTAAATATA aaaatttgGAAATAGAAAATGCAGGGAAGATTATGACAATTGGAATAAATAGGCCTGAGAAGAGGAATGCGGTTAATCCTGAAACAGCCAGTGAATTGTTCAGTGCCTTcaatgattttcaaaatgatgaGGATTCATGGGTTGCCGTTCTTCATGGGACAG GTGGGAATTTTTGTGCTGGGTATGACCTCTCATCCCTAGCTTCAGCACCTGAATGTTTGCTGCAGCAAATGAAGGAGAGCAATGTCGCTCCTATG GGACCGTCCAGGATGTGTTTTAACAAGCCAGTGATAGCGGCCATAGATGGGTATGCAGTAGCAGGTGGCTTGGAACTCGCCCTGTTGTGTGATCTCAGAGTCATGGAGGAATCAGCTGTAGTGGGCGTCTACTGCAGAAGGTTTG gTGTACCACTGATTGACGGGGGAACCGTCAGGTTACAAAAGCTGATTGGGTTGTCTCGGGCAATGGATATGATTCTAACTG GTAGAAGTATTACAGCCAAAGAGGCATATGATTTTGGGCTTGCAAACAGGGTTTGTTCAACGGGTTCAG CTCTTGCAGTGGCTTTACAGCTGGCCCATTCGTTACTGCGGTTCCCGCAAAGATGTATGAACCTGGACCGTCAGTCAGCATACTATGCGGCATATAATGCTGCCTCTATGGAGGACGCATTGCAATACGAGTTTGATAATGGAATACAGGTCGTGCAAGAGGAATCTGTACAAG GTGCAAAGCGTTTTCAAGAGGGAATTGGAAAGGGCGGGTCATTCAATGTGAAAAATCCGAGTAACTCGAAGTTGTGA
- the LOC128206458 gene encoding enoyl-CoA hydratase EchA19-like isoform X2 translates to MRTILSKLNSTLLLALRKMSSSSSSKYKNLEIENAGKIMTIGINRPEKRNAVNPETASELFSAFNDFQNDEDSWVAVLHGTGGNFCAGYDLSSLASAPECLLQQMKESNVAPMGPSRMCFNKPVIAAIDGYAVAGGLELALLCDLRVMEESAVVGVYCRRFGVPLIDGGTVRLQKLIGLSRAMDMILTGRSITAKEAYDFGLANRVCSTGSAHEMELPPQSIFRDRHIFPANHLTSYPAYEK, encoded by the exons ATGCGAACCATTCTGTCAAAACTAAACTCTACGCTTTTATTAGCATTAAGAAAAATGTCATCATCCAGTAGTAGTAAATATA aaaatttgGAAATAGAAAATGCAGGGAAGATTATGACAATTGGAATAAATAGGCCTGAGAAGAGGAATGCGGTTAATCCTGAAACAGCCAGTGAATTGTTCAGTGCCTTcaatgattttcaaaatgatgaGGATTCATGGGTTGCCGTTCTTCATGGGACAG GTGGGAATTTTTGTGCTGGGTATGACCTCTCATCCCTAGCTTCAGCACCTGAATGTTTGCTGCAGCAAATGAAGGAGAGCAATGTCGCTCCTATG GGACCGTCCAGGATGTGTTTTAACAAGCCAGTGATAGCGGCCATAGATGGGTATGCAGTAGCAGGTGGCTTGGAACTCGCCCTGTTGTGTGATCTCAGAGTCATGGAGGAATCAGCTGTAGTGGGCGTCTACTGCAGAAGGTTTG gTGTACCACTGATTGACGGGGGAACCGTCAGGTTACAAAAGCTGATTGGGTTGTCTCGGGCAATGGATATGATTCTAACTG GTAGAAGTATTACAGCCAAAGAGGCATATGATTTTGGGCTTGCAAACAGGGTTTGTTCAACGGGTTCAG CCCATGAAATGGAGCTCCCTCCTCAAAGTATCTTTAGAGACAGGCACATTTTCCCTGCCAATCACCTTACATCTTATCCTGCATACGAAAAGTAG